A region of Lycium barbarum isolate Lr01 chromosome 1, ASM1917538v2, whole genome shotgun sequence DNA encodes the following proteins:
- the LOC132614743 gene encoding uncharacterized protein LOC132614743: MLELGFPKRFQDWVLLCVKTVSYSIIVNGEPAPPFPTAKRLRQGDPLSSFLFAIVMEYLSRNLHRLKQEKQFKFHPRCAKLGITHLSFADDLLLFARGDILSASYIHQCFNQFAKASGLQANLTKSSVYFGGVNQAVQQDILQALGTQRMVARISSWTAKKLSYAGRTQLVQTVLFGIQAYWAQLFKIPIKVLKTIEAFCRSYIWSGENVITKRALVAWERMCTPKSVGGLILINLKLWNKVATAQNHWDLAHKTDKLWVRWIHSYYIKGQQLDTIPIPQHATWMIRQIIDARQLVNQCQVVVRRNRSLIRHIYLQLLGQLDKIPWKCVMLKNEATAKAKYTMWLHFYGKMLTSDRLLKWGVAADPVCVLCKWHNETRNHIFAECDFTRGVWVRLLAWMQRSTYKASTWSQYMQWATTNAKGKSQTATRFQMMFAETVHMIWIERNKGGSMYYGGDATAPGHLN, from the exons ATGCTGGAATTGGGATTCCCCAAGAGATTTCAAGATTGGGTTCTCCTCTGTGTCAAAACTGTTAGTTATTCCATCATTGTAAATGGAGAACCAGCTCCACCCTTTCCTACAGCCAAAAGGCTGAGACAAGGGGACCCACTGTCCTCCTTTTTGTTTGCTATAGTGATGGAGTACTTGAGTAGAAACCTACATAgattgaaacaggagaagcaatTCAAATTTCACCCTAGGTGTGCAAAGCTGGGAATTACACATCTCAGCTTTGCAGATGATCTTTTATTATTTGCAAGAGGTGATATCCTTTCTGCCAGTTATATCCATCAATGTTTCAATCAATTTGCTAAGGCTTCTGGTTTACAAGCAAATTTGACTAAGAGTTCTGTGTACTTTGGTGGTGTTAATCAAGCAGTGCAACAGGATATTTTACAAGCTCTGGGTACACAAAGG ATGGTTGCAAGAATATCTTCATGGACTGCTAAGAAGCTGTCTTATGCTGGTAGAACACAACTGGTACAAACTGTATTATTTGGCATTCAAGCTTACTGGGCTCAACTTTTCAAAATTCCTATAAAGGTACTGAAGACTATAGAAGCATTCTGTAGGAGTTATATATGGTCTGGGGAAAATGTAATCACTAAAAGAGCTTTGGTAGCTTGGGAGAGGATGTGTACTCCAAAGAGTGTTGGTGGCCTTATCTTAATCAACCTTAAGCTGTGGAACAAGGTTGCTACTGCTCAGAACCATTGGGATCTTGCTCACAAAACTGACAAGCTCTGGGTTAGGTGGATTCACTCATACTATATTAAGGGACAACAACTTGACACTATTCCTATTCCTCAACATGCTACTTGGATGATTAGGCAAATCATTGATGCAAGACAACTGGTGAATCAATGTCAGGTGGTGGTAAGGAGAAATAGAAGTTTGATCAGACACATATACCTACAGCTGCTGGGACAACTAGACAAAATACCATGGAAGTGTGTCATGTTAAAAAATGAAGCTACTGCCAAAGCTAAGTATACAATGTGGTTACACTTTTATGGGAAAATGCTCACAAGTGATAGATTACTGAAGTGGGGAGTTGCTGCTGATCCAGTATGTGTGCTCTGCAAATGGCATAATGAGACAAGGAATCATATTTTTGCTGAGTGCGATTTCACTAGAGGAGTGTGGGTGAGATTACTAGCTTGGATGCAGAGATCAACATACAAAGCTAGCACATGGTCACAATACATGCAATGGGCAACAACTAATGCAAAGGGCAAATCTCAAACTGCTACTAGATTTCAAATGATGTTTGCAGAAACTGTACATATGATATGGATTGAAAGAAACAAGGGCGGATCTATGTACTACGGTGGGGATGCCACGGCACCCGGACATCTCAATTGA
- the LOC132606396 gene encoding ethylene-responsive transcription factor ERF025-like, translated as MDNYPFNVTPSDNYPPPFENLSPTGSGRHPNFKGIRMRNGKWVSEIREPRKTTRIWLGTFPTPEMAAAAYDVAALALKGPDTQLNFPDCANSYPVPLSLAAADIRAAAANAAAARAPPPESSIDQATPDQTAGVSGDTVAAAAPGQSQEFVDEEEIFGMPKLLDDMAEAMLVSPPRMHQSTSYDESPENSDADNLWSYP; from the coding sequence ATGGATAATTATCCCTTTAACGTTACCCCAAGTGACAATTATCCTCCCCCATTTGAAAACCTCTCTCCAACTGGCTCTGGTAGGCATCCGAATTTCAAAGGAATTCGGATGAGGAACGGTAAATGGGTATCCGAAATACGTGAGCCTCGAAAAACTACACGTATATGGCTAGGTACCTTCCCAACTCCTGAGATGGCAGCTGCTGCTTACGACGTTGCAGCCTTGGCATTAAAAGGCCCTGACACACAATTAAACTTTCCAGATTGTGCTAACTCGTACCCCGTGCCCCTTTCTCTAGCAGCTGCAGATATACGTGCTGCGGCTGCAAATGCTGCTGCCGCTAGAGCGCCTCCTCCAGAAAGCAGTATTGATCAGGCAACGCCTGATCAGACAGCTGGAGTTTCTGGAGATACTGTAGCAGCAGCAGCACCGGGGCAGAGTCAGGAGTTTGTGGATGAAGAGGAAATATTCGGAATGCCGAAATTGCTGGATGATATGGCAGAGGCAATGCTTGTTAGCCCGCCAAGGATGCATCAGTCAACGTCTTACGATGAATCGCCTGAAAATTCTGATGCAGATAACCTCTGGAGTTACCCATAA